A genomic segment from Ptychodera flava strain L36383 chromosome 19, AS_Pfla_20210202, whole genome shotgun sequence encodes:
- the LOC139118909 gene encoding putative serine protease K12H4.7, which yields MAVKYICSSVPGPVRSSLLLLFLLTLASLGHSLPYFLNGRPRGGLLGVPRVRERRAADLPEKWITQRLDHFNDADLRTWQQRFFMNEAHYKPGGPVFLNIGGEGPLNSKWLSDEVMWVRYAAKYGALCFLVEHRYYGKSHPSSDLSTANLQHLSSEQALADLAYFRNYMAEKMNLTSTKWIAFGGSYSGNLAGWLRLKYPHLIDGAVATSAPVLAKLNFSEYLEVVQASLATSKAGATCNKNIKTAVTSMEDNLKSKEGQKLLETIFQLCNPIDVSKENDVQNFYAMTAGNFEGVVQYNKDNRAFEGAVGTNITLDTLCDIMTEISIGDELHRYAQVNTLMMKTYGQSCLDISYDDMIQEMRETAWNSSAAEGGRQWVYQTCTEFGYYQTSDSKSQPFGPHFPLRFSIQQCEEIYGKQFNQTTITSGIKSTNTNYGGLGIRTSNVVFPNGSIDPWHALGIRKDISETVTAIYINGTAHCANMYPETPEDPPSLKEARQTIETLIGKWIQSRKK from the exons ATGGCCGTTAAGTACATTTGCAGCTCTGTCCCTGGCCCTGTAAGGTCATCCCTCTTACTCCTCTTCCTACTTACACTAGCTTCCCTTGGGCATTCCCTACCTTACTTCCTCAATGGCAGGCCTAGAGGCGGATTGCTTGGCGTGCCAAGGGTCCGGGAGAGACGAGCGGCGGATCTGCCGGAAAAATGGATCACCCAACGCTTGGACCATTTTAACGATGCCGATCTCAGGACTTGGCAGCAG CGTTTCTTTATGAATGAGGCCCACTACAAACCTGGCGGCCCAGTTTTCCTGAACATTGGAGGAGAAGGGCCGTTGAATTCCAAGTGGCTGAGTGATGAAGTCATGTGGGTTAGATATGCTGCAAAGTATGGCGCCCTCTGCTTTCTGGTAGAACACAGATACTATGGAAAAAGTCATCCTTCTAG CGACTTGAGTACGGCCAATCTACAACATCTGAGCAGCGAACAAGCTCTGGCAGACCTGGCCTACTTTAGGAACTACATGGCAGAGAAGATGAACTTGACAAGCACAAAATGGATCGCATTTGGTGGCTCTTACTCTG GTAATCTGGCTGGCTGGTTACGCTTGAAGTATCCACATCTCATAGATGGCGCCGTGGCAACAAGTGCGCCAGTGTTGGCAAAGTTAAATTTCTCAG AATATCTTGAAGTTGTTCAAGCATCTCTGGCGACCAGCAAAGCTGGTGCAACTTGCAACAAGAACATCAAGACAGCAGTGACCTCAATGGAAGATAACCTGAAGTCAAAAGAAGGCCAAAAACTACTGGAGACCATCTTTCA ATTGTGTAACCCGATAGATGTCTCCAAGGAAAATGATGTTCAAAACTTCTATGCTATGACGGCAGGTAACTTTGAAGGAGTCGTACAATACAATAAGGACAATAGAGCCTTTGAG GGTGCAGTGGGCACCAACATCACGCTGGACACACTGTGCGACATCATGACAGAGATTTCAATTGGCGATGAACTTCACAGGTATGCCCAGGTCAACACACTCATGATGAAGACGTACGGTCAGTCATGCCTGGATATCAGCTATGATGACATGATTCAAGAAATGAGAGAGACTGCTTGGAACAGCAGTGCAGCTGAAGGAG GGAGACAGTGGGTGTATCAAACATGCACAGAATTTGGTTATTATCAGACTTCCGATTCTAAGAGTCAGCCGTTTGGTCCGCATTTTCCACTCAg ATTCTCAATACAACAGTGTGAAGAGATCTACGGCAAGCAGTTCAACCAGACAACCATCACATCGGGGATCAAGAGCACAAACACCAACTACGGAGGACTGGGAATCAGAACAAGTAATGTGGTGTTCCCAAATGGTTCCATAGATCCCTGGCATGCCTTGGGAATACGGAAGGATATCTCGGAGACAGTGACAGCGATATATATTAATG gTACAGCTCACTGTGCCAATATGTATCCCGAGACACCAGAAGATCCACCATCGCTGAAAGAAGCCAGGCAGACAATTGAAACTCTGATAGGCAAATGGATACAGTCAAGAAAGAAATAG
- the LOC139118913 gene encoding mediator of RNA polymerase II transcription subunit 4-like, protein MATYVNTKAKLLSLVEEAEALTRELTDTTGSMRTQRTTNPEEPQLIDALVKKDEEIKATLKQAEAQGERQKEMEQLQEEVDRRDHDIKQLQKQLKEAEHILATAIYQAKEKLKTIEQANQNCIPADDLIKYAHHISATHSVTAPLTWAPGDPRRPYPTDIDMRMGLLGKMSNLPAVNGHQNGTTEGVAGLMAGASGLLSWQPSTEHSSSVTHNSESITNMDLSHPKDNEDDVEMMSTDSSSSSSSDSL, encoded by the exons ATGGCGACGTACGTCAACACAAAGGCAAAACTCCTGTCTCTGGTCGAAGAGGCTGAAGCCCTGACAAG GGAATTGACAGATACAACAGGGTCAATGAGAACCCAGAGAACAACCAATCCAGAGGAACCACAG CTCATTGATGCTTTAGTCAAGAAAGATGAAGAAATCAAAGCCACATTGAAGCAAGCTGAAGCACAAGGAGAGAGGCAGAAGGAGATGGAACAGCTTCAAGAAGAGGTTGACAGGAGAGATCAtgatattaaacagttacagaAGCAACTTAAAGAAGCTGAACACATActg GCCACTGCAATCTACCAAGCCAAGGAGAAACTGAAAACGATAGAGCAAGCCAATCAGAATTGCATCCCTGCTGATGATCTCATCAAATACGCCCACCACATCAGTGCAACACACTCGGTAACTGCACCATTAACTTGGGCACCAG GTGACCCCAGAAGGCCGTATCCGACTGACATTGACATGAGGATGGGATTGCTTGGTAAGATGAGTAACCTGCCTGCTGTCAACGGACATCAAAATGGGACGACAGAGGGTGTCGCAG GGCTGATGGCAGGAGCATCTGGCCTGCTGTCATGGCAGCCATCCACGGAGCACTCATCGTCGGTCACTCACAACAGTGAGAGCATCACAAACATGGACCTGAGTCATCCGAAAGACAATGAAGACGATGTGGAAATGATGTCAACAGACTCCAGCAGTAGCAGCTCAAGTGATAGCTTGTGA
- the LOC139118912 gene encoding eukaryotic translation initiation factor 4E type 2-like isoform X1 — MRNVGKTTQPTSQHICIYLVTFTTFQRALLMMNNKFDALKDDDSGEDKEESDVEQKKPVRTGPRGPLKPGPGEHRLQYAYSLWFSRRTPGNKTSSQNYEQNIKYVGSFCSVEQFWALYTHLVRPGDLSGHSDFHLFKEGIKPMWEDEANKNGGKWIVRLKKGLASRCWENLILAMQGEQFMVGEEICGAVVSIRFQEDIISIWNKTASDHATTTRIRDTLRRVLNLPPNTIMEYKTHTDSLKDNSSFRNTDIFLR, encoded by the exons ATGAGAAACGTAGGGAAAACAACACAGCCTACTTCGcaacatatttgtatttatctCGTTACATTTACAACATTTCAAAGGGCACTACTGATGATGAATAACAAATTCGACGC ACTCAAAGATGATGACAGCGGAGAAGACAAAGAAGAAAGTGATGTTGAGCAGAAAAAACCTGTAAGAACTGGACCTAGG GGTCCGTTGAAGCCAGGTCCAGGAGAACACAGACTTCAGTATGCATATTCTCTATGGTTTTCAAGAAGAACACCGGGAAACAAGACATCATCACAGAATTATGAACAGAACATAAAATATGTAGGATCCTTTTGTTCA GTGGAGCAGTTTTGGGCTCTTTATACTCATTTAGTTCGTCCCGGTGACCTGTCTGGCCACAGCGATTTTCATCTCTTCAAAGAGGGCATCAAGCCAATGTGGGAG GATGAGGCTAATAAGAACGGTGGGAAATGGATTGTCCGTTTGAAGAAAGGGCTTGCATCAAGATGCTGGGAGAATTTGATTCTAGCCATGCAGGGAGAGCAGTTTATGGTTGGTGAGGAGATATGTGGTGCTGTGGTGTCTATCAGATTTCAA GAGGATATCATTTCCATATGGAACAAAACTGCCAGTGACCATGCCACGACAACTCGTATACGTGACACTCTCAGGAGGGTGCTGAACCTACCGCCAAACACAATCATGGAgtacaaaacacacacagacagccTTAA GGATAACTCCAGCTTCAGAAACACTGATATCTTCCTCAGATGA
- the LOC139118912 gene encoding eukaryotic translation initiation factor 4E type 2-like isoform X2 — protein sequence MRNVGKTTQPTSQHICIYLVTFTTFQRALLMMNNKFDALKDDDSGEDKEESDVEQKKPVRTGPRGPLKPGPGEHRLQYAYSLWFSRRTPGNKTSSQNYEQNIKYVGSFCSVEQFWALYTHLVRPGDLSGHSDFHLFKEGIKPMWEDEANKNGGKWIVRLKKGLASRCWENLILAMQGEQFMVGEEICGAVVSIRFQEDIISIWNKTASDHATTTRIRDTLRRVLNLPPNTIMEYKTHTDSLKLLGERNLKKIWE from the exons ATGAGAAACGTAGGGAAAACAACACAGCCTACTTCGcaacatatttgtatttatctCGTTACATTTACAACATTTCAAAGGGCACTACTGATGATGAATAACAAATTCGACGC ACTCAAAGATGATGACAGCGGAGAAGACAAAGAAGAAAGTGATGTTGAGCAGAAAAAACCTGTAAGAACTGGACCTAGG GGTCCGTTGAAGCCAGGTCCAGGAGAACACAGACTTCAGTATGCATATTCTCTATGGTTTTCAAGAAGAACACCGGGAAACAAGACATCATCACAGAATTATGAACAGAACATAAAATATGTAGGATCCTTTTGTTCA GTGGAGCAGTTTTGGGCTCTTTATACTCATTTAGTTCGTCCCGGTGACCTGTCTGGCCACAGCGATTTTCATCTCTTCAAAGAGGGCATCAAGCCAATGTGGGAG GATGAGGCTAATAAGAACGGTGGGAAATGGATTGTCCGTTTGAAGAAAGGGCTTGCATCAAGATGCTGGGAGAATTTGATTCTAGCCATGCAGGGAGAGCAGTTTATGGTTGGTGAGGAGATATGTGGTGCTGTGGTGTCTATCAGATTTCAA GAGGATATCATTTCCATATGGAACAAAACTGCCAGTGACCATGCCACGACAACTCGTATACGTGACACTCTCAGGAGGGTGCTGAACCTACCGCCAAACACAATCATGGAgtacaaaacacacacagacagccTTAA GCTTCTTGGCGAGAGaaacttgaagaaaatttggGAGTGA